Proteins encoded within one genomic window of Marasmius oreades isolate 03SP1 chromosome 4, whole genome shotgun sequence:
- a CDS encoding uncharacterized protein (BUSCO:EOG09263CAC), with protein sequence MDHAATPERSLVDWDEDEVQNWLATLGFPQYETNIKEHRISGDILCMMDQETLKGVGVATVGQRLSILKAVYNLKVAYNIPIEPDSYVPPSEAQDRVEDLTLEKLNNMLNDQAQRLRVLEEENRNLNTILQSFLDDYNTLRASLTHNGTDETSPPLRRQPSFKWAQYVKPTKSPTKPEPTESPHPSPQQLEHDTPYTRGTPQSQITSTPAPATEKTPRLYPAPSTSATDSPNLSSALSPPKPPRQDGTDNLKSFKVSLEDPTYKVLPAALKKYRINNDNWENYAMFICYGSPGNRIERCLSYDEKPLILFQKLKDAKKNPVFMLKHIKDIRSPIVVAQQKHAARKAGSTISNNGDTTSGPGTATALLVEKGMGTPTPGHTKNAPSRTIIRPPKLEVHDLSNNANVPSGLMSGVNPQPGWPEAPGISSPSTEHQSQLGVSGGALPSSSPIPPSQTPSSLATSNSHHVSTPSTSASSSTAISNSSILVSNNTRELPSTSPGTISYAIAIYPYMAEQTDEFDVVVGDTFIILSRARGWWVVQGDPKGTGVVEADVSKQGWVPAGCLLETNQPIASAIRQAREKKGMGDDADGETATGDREADAEQPIASSSSKTPILPLSIISTSFPGIALMDYKKKGEEELDLAKDDSLRVFKRYNHWSYAVKEDGGDRGWVPSWFIGKVANPNSNNQPTPPTPSVPSQSQQHNASGQNNGGGADESPWNGNQAQVSPMSSAFPTR encoded by the exons ATGGACCATGCAGCGACGCCAGAACGCAGCCTCGTTGACTGGGACGAAGACGAAGTACAGAACTGGTTGGCTACACTTGGATTCCCGCAGTATGAGACCAATATCAAGG AGCACCGAATATCAGGCGACATATTATGCATGATGGACCAGGAGACCTTGAAGGGCGTTGGGGTTGCTACCGTTGGTCAGAGATTGTCGATACTCAAGGCCGTCTACAATTTGAAGGTTGCCTACAATATTCCAATTGAACCTGACAGCTATGTTCCTCCAT CCGAAGCGCAGGATCGCGTGGAAGACCTCACTCTTGAGAAGCTCAATAACATGCTCAACGATCAAG CGCAACGGCTTCGCGTcctagaagaagaaaacagaaATCTAAATACCATTCTTCAATCTTTCCTCGATGATTACAATACTCTTCGTGCGTCCCTAACCCACAATGGAACCGATGAAACTAGTCCCCCTTTGCGACGACAACCGTCGTTCAAATGGGCGCAGTATGTCAAACCCACCAAGTCTCCCACAAAACCAGAACCAACCGAGAGTCCTCACCCTTCTCCTCAACAACTCGAACACGATACGCCCTACACCCGCGGTACCCCACAATCACAGATCACGTCgacaccagcaccagcaacGGAGAAAACTCCTCGTCTATATCCCGCACCATCAACATCGGCCACAGACTCCCCGAATTTGTCCTCTGCGTTAAGCCCACCCAAACCTCCCCGCCAAGATGGCACCGACAACCTCAAGTCTTTCAAAGTCAGCCTGGAAGATCCCACCTACAAGGTTTTACCGGCTGCTCTCAAGAAATATAGAATTAACAACGATAACTGGGAAAATTATGCCATGTTCATATGCTATGGGTCTCCCGGTAACCGTATCGAACGGTGCCTCTCCTATGATGAGAAGCCTTTAATATTGTTTCAGAAGCTGAAGGACGCGAAAAAGAACCCAGTGTTCATGCTGAAGCATATCAAGGACATCAGGAGCCCAATTGTTGTCGCCCAACAGAAGCACGCAGCAAGGAAGGCCGGGTCGACTATAAGCAATAATGGTGATACGACCTCAGGTCCTGGTACCGCGACAGCATTGCTAGTTGAGAAAGGAATGGGGACGCCGACACCAGGTCACACGAAGAATGCACCGTCAAGGACCATCATACGTCCCCCAAAGTTGGAAGTTCACGATCTCTCCAACAATGCGAACGTCCCCTCTGGACTTATGTCCGGCGTAAATCCACAACCTGGATGGCCCGAGGCACCGGGCATATCTTCGCCGTCAACAGAACACCAGTCTCAACTCGGAGTCTCTGGAGGAGCTTTACCATCGTCATCTCCAATACCTCCATCACAAACGCCCTCTTCTCTCGCAACTTCTAATTCCCACCACGTCTCTACACCCTCTACATCCGCGTCTTCCTCGACGGCCATTTCAAATTCGTCCATCCTAGTGTCTAACAATACTAGAGAGCTCCCCTCCACCTCCCCTGGGACCATTTCTTACGCGATAGCGATCTACCCCTACATGGCTGAACAAACTGACGAATTCGATGTGGTCGTAGGAGATACATTCATCATACTTTCTCGTGCCAGGGGTTGGTGGGTGGTACAAGGCGATCCTAAAGGCACAGGTGTAGTAGAAGCGGATGTCAGCAAGCAAGGCTGGGTGCCTGCTGGATGCCTCTTGGAAACCAACCAGCCCATAGCAAGCGCTATCAGACAAGCCAgggagaagaaaggaatgGGTGACGATGCGGATGGAGAAACAGCTACTGGCGACAGAGAAGCAGACGCAGAGCAGCCAATCGCCTCTTCGTCGTCCAAGACACCTATTTTACCCTTGAGCATCATTTCGACGAGTTTCCCGGGAATCGCCCTGATGGATTATAAGAAgaagggagaagaggaacTAGACCTGGCGAAGGATGATTCGCTTAGAGTCTTCAAGAGGTACAATCATTGGAGTTAT GCGGTCAAAGAAGACGGCGGTGATAGAGGCTGGGTCCCATCATGGTTCATTGGTAAAGTTGCCAATCCAAACTCCAATAATCAACCCACGCCGCCGACTCCTAGTGTCCCCAGTCAGAGTCAACAGCACAACGCTAGTGGACAAAATAACGGGGGTGGTGCAGATGAATCACCCTGGAATGGGAACCAAGCACAGGTTTCACCTATGAGTTCCGCGTTTCCTACAAGATAG